A DNA window from Caulobacter mirabilis contains the following coding sequences:
- the uvrC gene encoding excinuclease ABC subunit UvrC yields the protein MTDDAVPSSAETALSGAALIADHARRLPDSPGVYRMIGDDGEVLYVGKARSLKKRVVQYAQGRFHTNRIAHMVDLTRAMEFAQTRTEADALLLEINLIKTMKPRFNVLLRDDKSFPEIVIRREHPAAQLRKHRGAHTIKGDYFGPFASAGAVNRTLNTLQKAFLLRSCSDSVYESRTRPCMLHQIRRCAAPCTGLIALDDYGKLVEEAEAFLRGKSRAVMGRMSQEMQAASDDLEFERAARLRDRIRALSAVAAETQVNPESVEEADVFALHAEGGQACVQVFFFRAGQNWGNRAYFPRVDKADTDAEVMSAFIGQFYDDKPIPRQVLVNVLPHEHELFTEAFSMKAGRKVEIARPQRGEKKGLVDQAALNAREALGRKMAEGSAQSKLLAGVAEAFGLEAPPERIEVYDNSHIMGTNAIGGMVVAGPEGFEKNQYRKFNIKGTELTPGDDYGMMKEVLRRRFSRLVKEEESGDDSARPDLVLIDGGQGQLDAVLEVMADLGVDDIAVVGVAKGPDRDAGLERFFIPGRTPFMLEPKSPVLYYLQRLRDEAHRFAIGAHRTRRTMEMKRNPLDEIEGVGPGRKKALLHAFGSAREVGKATVEDLMKVDGVSAALAERIHAHFRK from the coding sequence GTGACCGATGACGCCGTCCCTTCCTCCGCCGAGACCGCCCTGTCGGGCGCGGCGCTGATCGCCGACCACGCCAGGCGGCTGCCGGATTCGCCCGGCGTCTACCGCATGATCGGCGACGACGGCGAAGTGCTGTACGTCGGCAAGGCGCGTTCGCTGAAGAAGCGGGTCGTGCAGTACGCCCAAGGGCGTTTCCACACCAACCGTATCGCCCACATGGTCGACCTGACCCGGGCCATGGAGTTCGCCCAGACGCGGACGGAAGCCGACGCGCTGCTGCTCGAGATCAATCTGATCAAGACGATGAAGCCGCGCTTCAACGTCCTGCTGCGCGACGACAAGAGTTTCCCCGAGATCGTCATCCGGCGCGAGCATCCGGCTGCGCAGCTGCGCAAGCATCGCGGGGCGCACACCATCAAGGGCGACTACTTCGGCCCGTTCGCCAGCGCCGGGGCTGTGAACCGCACCCTGAACACCCTGCAGAAGGCCTTCCTGCTGCGATCCTGTTCGGACAGCGTCTACGAGAGCCGCACCCGGCCCTGCATGCTGCACCAGATCCGCCGTTGTGCGGCTCCCTGCACAGGCCTGATCGCGCTGGACGACTACGGCAAGCTGGTCGAGGAGGCCGAGGCCTTCCTGCGCGGCAAGAGCCGGGCGGTGATGGGCCGGATGTCGCAGGAGATGCAGGCCGCCTCGGACGACCTGGAGTTCGAGCGGGCGGCGCGGCTGCGGGATCGGATCCGGGCGCTGTCGGCGGTGGCCGCCGAGACCCAGGTGAACCCGGAAAGCGTCGAGGAGGCGGACGTCTTCGCCCTGCACGCCGAGGGCGGCCAGGCCTGCGTCCAGGTGTTCTTCTTCCGCGCCGGCCAGAACTGGGGCAACCGCGCCTACTTCCCGCGCGTGGACAAGGCCGACACCGACGCCGAGGTGATGAGCGCCTTCATCGGCCAGTTCTACGACGACAAGCCGATCCCGCGGCAGGTTCTGGTCAACGTCCTGCCGCACGAGCACGAGCTGTTCACCGAGGCCTTCTCGATGAAGGCCGGGCGCAAGGTCGAGATCGCTCGTCCGCAGCGCGGCGAGAAGAAGGGCCTGGTCGACCAGGCGGCGCTGAACGCGCGCGAGGCCCTGGGCCGCAAGATGGCCGAGGGCTCGGCGCAGTCGAAGCTGCTGGCCGGCGTGGCCGAGGCTTTCGGACTCGAAGCGCCGCCGGAACGGATCGAGGTCTACGACAACAGCCACATCATGGGCACCAACGCCATCGGCGGCATGGTCGTGGCCGGGCCAGAGGGCTTCGAGAAGAACCAGTACCGCAAGTTCAACATCAAGGGGACCGAGCTCACCCCCGGCGACGACTACGGCATGATGAAGGAGGTTCTGCGCCGCCGCTTCTCGCGCCTCGTCAAGGAGGAGGAGTCCGGCGACGACAGCGCCCGCCCGGATCTGGTGCTGATCGACGGCGGCCAGGGCCAGCTCGACGCGGTGCTGGAGGTGATGGCCGATCTGGGCGTCGACGACATCGCGGTGGTCGGAGTGGCGAAGGGCCCGGACCGCGACGCGGGGCTGGAGCGGTTCTTCATCCCGGGCCGCACGCCGTTCATGCTCGAGCCGAAGTCGCCGGTGCTCTACTACCTGCAGCGCCTGCGCGACGAGGCGCACCGCTTCGCCATCGGCGCCCACCGCACCCGGCGCACCATGGAGATGAAGCGCAATCCGCTCGACGAGATCGAGGGGGTCGGGCCCGGCCGCAAGAAGGCGCTGCTGCATGCCTTCGGCTCTGCTCGCGAGGTCGGCAAAGCCACGGTCGAGGACCTGATGAAGGTCGACGGCGTCAGCGCCGCCCTGGCCGAGCGGATCCACGCCCATTTCCGCAAGTAA
- a CDS encoding YjfK family protein gives MFGKLFGGKKNNEPERRLAEVRDITVGRAVALDPLAWRRLGDETVFALDRDALDITAQGLITLDSGQFVHRFYTDDHIMLQAMSDDAAGEESYDFSLFIPWRSAYPSSERERRVWRDRLSEPVFRGAAEDLSDYPRFWFSESDAIQPPVTLWETIWDDRAAIRPYAKIFQTCMLFARELSSGRELMLALEQQPDGGETTHEIMIGIPLEMAEFRA, from the coding sequence ATGTTCGGCAAGCTGTTCGGCGGCAAGAAGAACAACGAGCCGGAGCGCCGGCTGGCGGAAGTGCGCGACATCACCGTCGGCCGCGCCGTCGCGCTGGATCCGCTCGCCTGGCGACGGTTGGGCGACGAGACCGTGTTCGCGTTGGACCGCGACGCCCTGGACATCACCGCCCAGGGGTTGATCACCCTGGACAGCGGCCAGTTCGTCCATCGCTTCTACACCGACGACCACATCATGCTGCAGGCGATGAGCGACGATGCGGCCGGCGAGGAGAGCTACGACTTCAGCCTCTTCATCCCCTGGCGCTCGGCCTACCCTTCCAGCGAGCGGGAGCGGCGGGTCTGGCGGGACCGCCTGTCCGAGCCGGTGTTCCGGGGCGCGGCCGAAGACCTTTCGGACTATCCGCGGTTCTGGTTCTCGGAAAGCGACGCCATCCAGCCGCCGGTCACCCTCTGGGAGACCATCTGGGACGACCGCGCCGCGATCCGCCCCTACGCGAAGATCTTCCAGACCTGCATGCTGTTCGCCCGCGAGCTGTCGAGCGGACGCGAACTGATGCTGGCCCTGGAGCAGCAGCCGGACGGCGGCGAGACCACACACGAGATCATGATCGGCATCCCGCTGGAGATGGCCGAGTTCCGCGCCTGA
- a CDS encoding glutathionylspermidine synthase family protein has protein sequence MERLRFDPRPDWDAKAQAVGFTWRHDDGKLYWDESAAYAFSLEEIEEGIEAPTAELQGLCLDLVAEAVQSERLMEQLEIPEAMRDYVSDSWRRSAPSLYGRFDFAYDGTGPAKLYEYNADTPTSVYETAVFQWLWLEDQIAAGVLPADADQFNSLHEKLVDRFKTIFPNGGFVHFSSDADFVEDRQTVRFLEDLARQAGLDPQFVAIDQIGLNADGRFVDHENWLISAIFKLYPWEQMLRDDYAAPLPGAEVAVLEPAWKSILSNKAILPLLWERHAGHPNLLEAYFEDDPKRAALGDSYARKPLFSREGANVELVDAGVSAGMDDGGYGDGRHILQALRPPPNFDGQHVIIGSWLVGNEPAGIGLREDPGRVTRNTSRFIPHFIRG, from the coding sequence ATGGAGCGTCTGCGTTTCGATCCCCGGCCCGACTGGGACGCCAAGGCCCAGGCCGTCGGCTTCACCTGGCGGCACGACGACGGAAAGCTCTACTGGGACGAGTCGGCGGCCTACGCCTTCTCGCTCGAGGAGATCGAGGAGGGAATCGAAGCGCCGACGGCCGAGCTGCAGGGGCTCTGCCTCGATCTGGTCGCCGAGGCGGTCCAGTCGGAACGCCTGATGGAGCAGCTGGAGATCCCGGAGGCGATGCGCGACTACGTCTCCGACAGCTGGCGCCGGAGCGCGCCGTCGCTCTACGGCCGCTTCGACTTCGCCTATGACGGAACCGGGCCGGCCAAGCTCTACGAGTACAACGCCGACACCCCGACCAGCGTCTACGAGACGGCGGTGTTCCAGTGGCTCTGGCTGGAGGACCAGATCGCGGCCGGCGTTCTGCCGGCCGACGCGGACCAGTTCAACAGCCTGCACGAAAAGCTCGTCGACCGGTTCAAGACCATCTTCCCGAACGGCGGCTTCGTCCATTTCAGCTCCGACGCCGACTTCGTCGAGGATCGCCAGACGGTGCGGTTCCTCGAAGATCTCGCGCGCCAGGCCGGTCTGGACCCGCAGTTCGTCGCCATCGACCAGATCGGCCTGAACGCCGACGGCCGCTTCGTCGACCACGAGAACTGGCTGATCAGCGCGATCTTCAAGCTGTATCCCTGGGAGCAGATGCTCCGCGACGACTACGCCGCCCCGCTGCCGGGCGCGGAGGTGGCCGTGCTGGAGCCGGCCTGGAAGAGCATCCTGTCCAACAAGGCCATCCTGCCGCTGCTCTGGGAACGGCACGCCGGCCACCCCAACCTCCTGGAAGCCTATTTCGAGGACGACCCGAAACGCGCGGCGTTGGGCGACAGCTATGCGCGCAAGCCGCTGTTCTCCCGCGAAGGCGCCAACGTCGAGCTGGTGGACGCGGGCGTCAGCGCGGGCATGGACGACGGCGGCTATGGCGACGGCCGGCACATCCTCCAGGCGTTGCGGCCGCCGCCGAATTTCGACGGGCAGCACGTGATCATCGGCTCCTGGCTGGTCGGGAACGAGCCCGCCGGCATCGGCCTGCGGGAGGACCCGGGCCGGGTCACGCGCAACACCTCGCGGTTCATCCCGCACTTCATCCGCGGCTAG
- a CDS encoding TonB-dependent siderophore receptor, which yields MVLLLAGTALASPALARTADEAETSTDVEGVVVTGHRNGYQAGQTASAAKLPLSLKETPQSVTVITRERMDDFALSSISAVLEQTTGITVQELDSNRVGFSSRGFAIANFQADGVPTSYSSGNSVMNDTAIYERVEVVRGATGLVTGSGDPSATVNLIRKAPTKDIVGSVGLTAGSWGRGRIETDLSGPVFADGKVRARLVTGFEKRQSYFDLYEEKKTLGLLAVEADVTDTTLVRVGYDYLEVTPKGTTWGTTPLYYRDGTPTNLPRSYNVAAKWSTWDRNSENLYGVVEQQLPGDWTLRAAVNRRESESTALLFYGYGGYPNRQTGAGLTVADYYNVYQEEETGFDIYASGPFELFGRKHELVFGANGYERDGTTLDTGIREPRPYPMTIPDIRTWTGNIPKPTTFNTGKPLQIARTKETGVYGALRLNPTDRLKVILGARSSQWETRTDHYVAGAYARTTGKYAEDRLTPYVGVIFDVTSNISAYASYSDLFKPQSNKDKHNEQLPPVIGSNYETGLKGEFFEGKLYVAAAGFFVKQENLAEVDPTVPDGFLLPDGSTAYRAVPGAETRGFELEVAGSITDRWRVQGGYTYAYTENQAALRINTLNPRNIARLYTTYDLDGLWGGVLDGLTVGGGLNWQSEIYTLATIPTSNTTTVRTNVRQDSYVLANLMARYRVNDHVSLSVNVDNLFDKTYWRRVGFYNGGYYGEPRKITVTLRTAF from the coding sequence ATGGTTCTGCTGTTGGCGGGGACGGCCCTCGCCTCCCCCGCCCTCGCCCGGACTGCTGATGAAGCCGAGACCTCCACCGACGTCGAAGGCGTGGTCGTCACCGGCCACCGCAACGGCTACCAGGCCGGACAGACCGCCTCCGCCGCCAAACTGCCGCTCAGCCTGAAGGAAACGCCACAGTCGGTGACGGTGATCACCCGCGAGCGGATGGACGACTTCGCCCTGTCCTCGATCTCCGCAGTCCTGGAGCAGACCACCGGCATCACCGTCCAGGAGCTGGACTCCAACCGAGTCGGCTTCAGCTCGCGAGGCTTCGCCATCGCCAACTTCCAGGCCGACGGCGTGCCGACCAGTTACTCGTCCGGCAACAGCGTGATGAACGACACCGCCATCTACGAGCGGGTCGAGGTGGTGCGCGGCGCCACCGGCCTGGTCACCGGCTCTGGCGATCCGTCCGCCACCGTCAATCTGATCCGCAAGGCGCCGACCAAGGACATCGTCGGCAGCGTCGGCCTGACCGCCGGCAGCTGGGGACGCGGCCGGATCGAGACCGACCTGTCCGGCCCGGTGTTCGCCGACGGCAAGGTCCGGGCGCGGCTGGTGACCGGCTTCGAGAAGCGGCAGTCCTACTTCGACCTCTACGAGGAGAAGAAGACCCTCGGCCTTCTGGCTGTCGAGGCGGATGTGACCGACACGACCCTGGTGCGGGTCGGCTACGACTACCTGGAGGTCACCCCCAAGGGCACGACCTGGGGCACGACCCCGCTCTACTACCGTGACGGCACGCCGACCAACCTGCCGCGCAGCTACAACGTCGCGGCCAAGTGGAGCACCTGGGACCGCAACTCCGAGAACCTGTACGGCGTGGTCGAACAACAGCTGCCGGGCGACTGGACCCTGCGGGCGGCGGTGAACCGGCGCGAGAGCGAGTCCACCGCCCTCCTGTTCTACGGCTACGGCGGCTATCCGAACCGCCAGACCGGCGCCGGCCTGACCGTCGCCGACTACTACAACGTCTACCAGGAGGAAGAGACGGGCTTCGACATCTACGCCTCCGGGCCGTTCGAGCTGTTCGGGCGCAAGCACGAGCTGGTCTTCGGCGCCAACGGCTACGAGCGCGACGGGACGACCCTGGACACGGGAATCAGAGAACCTCGCCCCTATCCCATGACCATTCCCGACATCCGGACCTGGACCGGGAACATCCCCAAGCCGACGACCTTCAACACCGGCAAGCCGCTGCAGATCGCGCGGACCAAGGAGACCGGCGTCTACGGCGCGCTGCGCCTGAACCCGACCGACCGGCTGAAGGTCATCCTGGGCGCGCGCAGCAGCCAGTGGGAAACGCGGACCGACCACTACGTGGCCGGCGCCTATGCACGCACCACCGGCAAATACGCCGAGGACCGGCTGACGCCCTATGTCGGGGTGATCTTCGACGTCACGTCGAACATCTCGGCCTACGCGTCCTACTCGGACCTGTTCAAGCCGCAGAGCAACAAGGACAAGCACAACGAGCAGCTGCCGCCGGTCATCGGCTCGAACTACGAGACGGGGCTGAAGGGCGAGTTCTTCGAGGGCAAGCTGTACGTCGCGGCGGCCGGCTTCTTCGTGAAGCAGGAGAACCTGGCCGAGGTCGACCCGACCGTTCCGGACGGCTTCCTGCTGCCCGACGGCAGCACCGCCTACCGCGCCGTCCCGGGCGCCGAGACCCGCGGCTTCGAGCTCGAGGTCGCCGGCTCGATCACCGACCGCTGGCGGGTTCAGGGCGGCTACACCTACGCCTACACCGAGAACCAGGCGGCGCTGCGGATCAACACCCTCAACCCGCGCAACATCGCCCGCCTCTACACCACCTACGACCTGGACGGCCTGTGGGGCGGCGTCCTTGACGGCCTGACTGTCGGCGGCGGACTGAACTGGCAGAGCGAAATCTACACCCTGGCCACCATCCCGACGTCGAACACCACCACCGTCCGGACCAATGTGCGCCAGGATTCGTATGTGCTGGCCAACCTGATGGCGCGCTACCGGGTCAACGACCACGTCTCGCTGTCGGTCAACGTCGACAACCTGTTCGACAAGACCTACTGGCGCCGCGTCGGCTTCTACAACGGCGGCTACTATGGCGAGCCGCGCAAGATCACCGTCACCCTGCGCACGGCGTTCTGA
- a CDS encoding YjfI family protein, giving the protein MDAVIETPWTVPTIKAALETSDLVRDGEMTVRVLEGAEPVLLATMHEYGDLPIYLSVGGAQIVCSVLLWPVAEQGNRAQFNEFLLKAQRVVPLSNFAITTIGDEDIYELMGELSCKTTLQTILIELRTLAENAIDATELRETFAADAA; this is encoded by the coding sequence ATGGACGCCGTGATTGAAACCCCCTGGACCGTGCCGACCATAAAGGCGGCGCTGGAGACCTCCGACCTCGTGCGCGACGGCGAGATGACCGTCCGGGTGCTGGAGGGCGCCGAGCCGGTGCTTCTGGCGACGATGCACGAGTACGGAGACCTGCCGATCTACCTCAGCGTCGGCGGGGCCCAGATCGTCTGTTCGGTGTTGCTGTGGCCGGTCGCCGAGCAGGGCAACCGCGCCCAGTTCAACGAGTTCCTGCTGAAGGCCCAGCGCGTGGTGCCGCTGTCGAACTTCGCGATCACCACCATCGGCGACGAGGACATTTATGAGCTGATGGGCGAGCTGTCGTGCAAGACCACGCTCCAGACCATTCTCATCGAGCTGCGCACCCTGGCCGAGAACGCGATCGACGCGACCGAGCTGCGCGAAACCTTCGCGGCCGACGCCGCCTGA
- a CDS encoding potassium channel family protein, whose protein sequence is MAQVFDRALHAAADMHWRMLAGLIVLHAASSWLMLSIADETKLQAPADFFYWYATTAYTVGYGDISPQGSAGRLITALWVFPGAIAAFTTVVAKVLGSIGDVWRARRAGKGDFSRMTGSILLIGYDAARTPKMIDELCTEETPGRTLILLTRQTILEPDPRVRYVQSESLTSAAALTRAGAAAADRILVYASSDADTLAATLAAAAVASPSAHIVCFFEETDNARLLAQHCPAVEVVVASGAELLARAASDPGASQVIGALTSHLDEGATLFSLTWDSAQRPTGELTRRLWERSATLLALQPAGQTEPRFNPSPDTLVSTGDRLFYVASARLDSRALAEA, encoded by the coding sequence TTGGCGCAAGTTTTCGACCGGGCGCTCCACGCCGCGGCCGACATGCATTGGCGCATGCTGGCCGGGTTGATCGTGCTCCACGCGGCGTCCTCATGGCTGATGCTGTCGATCGCCGACGAAACCAAGCTCCAGGCGCCGGCGGACTTCTTCTACTGGTACGCGACCACCGCCTACACCGTCGGCTATGGCGACATCAGTCCGCAAGGATCGGCGGGCCGGCTCATCACGGCGCTCTGGGTCTTCCCGGGCGCCATCGCCGCCTTCACCACCGTGGTCGCCAAGGTGCTCGGCTCGATCGGCGACGTCTGGCGCGCCCGACGGGCGGGCAAAGGAGATTTTTCAAGGATGACCGGCAGCATCCTCCTGATCGGCTATGACGCGGCGCGCACGCCGAAGATGATCGACGAGCTGTGCACCGAGGAGACGCCGGGGCGGACCCTCATCCTGCTCACGCGCCAGACCATCCTCGAGCCCGATCCGCGCGTCCGCTACGTGCAGAGCGAAAGCCTGACCTCCGCCGCGGCGCTGACCCGCGCCGGCGCGGCGGCGGCGGACCGCATCCTGGTCTATGCGTCCAGCGACGCCGACACCCTGGCGGCGACCCTGGCGGCGGCGGCCGTGGCCTCGCCCTCGGCCCATATCGTCTGCTTCTTCGAAGAGACCGACAACGCCCGGCTGCTGGCCCAGCACTGCCCGGCCGTAGAAGTGGTCGTGGCCTCGGGCGCCGAGCTGCTGGCCCGAGCCGCCTCAGACCCTGGGGCGAGCCAGGTGATCGGCGCCCTGACCAGCCACCTGGACGAGGGCGCGACCCTGTTCAGCCTGACCTGGGACAGCGCCCAGCGGCCGACCGGCGAACTGACGCGCCGGCTGTGGGAGCGCAGCGCGACCCTGCTGGCGCTCCAGCCGGCGGGGCAGACCGAGCCGCGCTTCAACCCCAGCCCCGACACGCTCGTATCCACCGGCGACCGGCTGTTCTATGTCGCCAGCGCGCGCCTGGACTCCCGGGCGCTGGCGGAGGCCTAG
- a CDS encoding serine hydrolase domain-containing protein, whose protein sequence is MTLTRRGAFAGVIGAAGALAAARATAQPAGGGKDWSGLDAMAAKVVADGLTPGLTLAFARRGEILFSRAYGSANLETATPATTRNIWKIGSVTKQYTGAAFLLLQEDGKLSVDDKLSRFLPDFPLADTVTLRQMLTHTSGLGNYTNKPSLRAFLQDARRDYDRAELLAEMKTTNPMKRFEPGEAWAYSNTAYVLLGLVIETASGMPWAEFMKTRLFDPLGLSNTAVDDAADIVPGRVSGYSAKPKGGWKNCSFISMTYPGAAGAIRSTPEDMCRWHAALLGGKALKPESLKTMLTPGRTSKGELPISLTGKDKTPVRYGFGLNIGEADGRTIVSHGGGIQGFSSSLHSIVDTGFTVAMVVNCDGQPEGPDRLGPALREIRMQADKVSLA, encoded by the coding sequence ATGACTCTGACGCGGCGCGGCGCCTTTGCAGGGGTGATCGGAGCGGCGGGCGCCCTGGCCGCGGCCCGGGCGACGGCTCAGCCGGCGGGCGGCGGCAAGGACTGGTCCGGCCTCGACGCCATGGCGGCCAAGGTCGTGGCCGACGGGCTGACGCCGGGCCTGACCCTGGCCTTCGCCCGGCGCGGGGAGATCCTCTTCTCCAGGGCCTACGGCTCGGCCAATCTGGAGACGGCGACCCCGGCGACGACGCGCAACATCTGGAAGATCGGCTCGGTGACCAAGCAGTACACCGGCGCGGCCTTCCTGCTGCTGCAGGAGGACGGCAAGCTGTCGGTGGACGACAAGCTCAGCCGCTTCCTGCCGGACTTCCCGCTCGCCGACACCGTCACCCTTCGGCAGATGCTCACCCATACCTCGGGCCTGGGCAACTACACCAACAAGCCGAGCCTGCGGGCCTTCCTCCAGGACGCTCGGCGGGACTACGACCGCGCCGAACTCCTGGCCGAGATGAAGACGACGAACCCGATGAAGCGGTTCGAGCCGGGGGAGGCCTGGGCCTACAGCAACACCGCCTACGTCCTGCTGGGCCTGGTCATCGAGACCGCCTCGGGCATGCCCTGGGCGGAGTTCATGAAGACCCGCCTGTTCGATCCGCTGGGACTGTCGAACACCGCCGTGGACGACGCTGCGGATATCGTACCTGGCCGCGTCTCCGGCTATTCCGCCAAGCCGAAGGGCGGTTGGAAGAACTGCTCCTTCATCTCGATGACCTATCCGGGCGCGGCTGGCGCGATCCGCTCGACGCCGGAGGACATGTGCCGCTGGCACGCCGCGCTGCTGGGCGGGAAGGCGCTGAAGCCCGAGAGCCTGAAGACCATGCTGACGCCCGGACGGACTTCCAAGGGCGAGCTGCCGATCTCGCTAACCGGAAAGGACAAGACCCCGGTCCGCTACGGCTTCGGCCTGAACATCGGCGAGGCCGACGGCCGGACCATCGTGTCGCACGGCGGCGGCATCCAGGGTTTCTCGTCCTCGCTGCACAGCATCGTCGACACCGGTTTCACCGTGGCGATGGTGGTCAACTGCGACGGCCAGCCGGAAGGGCCGGACCGGCTCGGTCCGGCGCTGCGCGAAATCCGAATGCAGGCCGACAAGGTGTCGCTGGCCTGA
- a CDS encoding DUF350 domain-containing protein, which yields MFDWFAFQQGAVAFLIAFAAAGIFTLAFKIIYQWVTPYHERSLIREGNPAAAITLGGALIGYVLPLASALSHTVSLPEFAAWAVLAGVIQVVAFVVISRLAFRNFVARIEAGEIAAGLYMASVSICIGLLNAACMTA from the coding sequence ATGTTTGACTGGTTCGCGTTTCAGCAGGGCGCCGTCGCCTTCCTGATCGCCTTCGCCGCCGCGGGGATCTTCACCCTGGCGTTCAAAATCATCTACCAGTGGGTCACGCCCTATCATGAGCGCTCCCTGATCCGGGAGGGCAACCCGGCCGCCGCGATCACCCTGGGCGGCGCCCTGATCGGCTATGTCCTGCCCCTGGCGTCGGCGCTGTCGCACACCGTCAGCCTGCCCGAGTTCGCCGCCTGGGCGGTTCTGGCCGGCGTGATCCAGGTCGTCGCCTTCGTCGTCATCAGCCGCCTGGCGTTCCGGAACTTCGTCGCGCGGATCGAGGCCGGCGAGATCGCGGCCGGCCTGTACATGGCCTCCGTGTCCATCTGCATCGGGCTGCTGAACGCCGCCTGCATGACGGCCTGA
- a CDS encoding DUF1190 domain-containing protein, giving the protein MSQPNAPEATTPRRLKRSRVLHVSGLMATASFTLAACDSSTPSSQLNSAVETASAYTSLAECKTEGKLSADQCDKAFADAQKQAASTAPRFWTKEECENSWGSGQCQVNNSGSGSFFTPLVTGFVIGQLLSDGRSYGTRPLYRECTYRYSNGSCEARYGNGYGGGYVYRDYSTGKTSVKASDYGLEKAPARVQSRTSVVSRGGFGGGGRGYGG; this is encoded by the coding sequence ATGTCCCAGCCAAACGCGCCAGAAGCCACGACGCCGCGCCGCCTGAAGCGCTCTCGGGTCCTCCACGTCAGCGGCCTGATGGCCACGGCCAGCTTCACGCTCGCCGCCTGCGATTCATCGACGCCCTCGTCGCAGCTCAACTCAGCCGTGGAGACGGCCTCAGCCTATACCTCCCTGGCCGAGTGCAAGACCGAGGGCAAGCTGTCCGCCGACCAGTGCGACAAGGCCTTCGCCGACGCCCAGAAGCAGGCCGCCAGCACGGCCCCGCGCTTCTGGACCAAGGAGGAGTGCGAGAACAGCTGGGGGTCCGGGCAGTGCCAGGTGAACAACTCCGGCTCGGGGTCGTTCTTCACCCCGCTGGTGACGGGCTTCGTCATCGGCCAGCTGCTCAGCGACGGCCGGTCTTACGGGACCCGCCCGCTCTACCGGGAATGCACGTACCGCTATTCCAACGGCTCCTGCGAGGCCCGCTACGGCAACGGCTACGGCGGCGGATACGTCTATCGCGACTACAGCACCGGCAAGACGTCCGTGAAGGCCAGCGACTACGGCCTCGAGAAGGCGCCGGCCCGCGTTCAGAGCCGGACGTCGGTGGTGTCCCGCGGCGGCTTCGGCGGCGGCGGCCGCGGCTACGGCGGCTGA
- a CDS encoding PspA/IM30 family protein, with the protein MSMLRKLSALFRGTAHDAAQNVVDANALKILDQEIRDADNAQGKARDDLAGLVARRRMAESEMQSFLDQIGKYESSARAALDQGKEDLAREVAQRIADIETEIDKRGPMIEDMKTAEARLRSAIAATDQKIETLRREIDIVKVNESVQRAQASVALNSAGAQSRIGSAADSLQRIKQRQAVQEEKLRAGQELEDKRTGADLDAKLRDAGILPGQASADDVLARLSRREEVTVVTPRIGQSVSSKDKDPA; encoded by the coding sequence ATGTCCATGCTGAGAAAACTGTCCGCCCTGTTCCGCGGAACCGCGCATGACGCCGCCCAGAATGTGGTCGACGCCAACGCGCTGAAGATCCTCGACCAGGAAATCCGCGACGCCGACAACGCCCAGGGCAAGGCGCGCGACGACCTCGCCGGCCTGGTCGCCCGCCGCCGCATGGCGGAAAGCGAGATGCAGAGCTTCCTGGACCAGATCGGCAAGTACGAGAGCTCCGCCCGCGCCGCCCTCGACCAGGGCAAGGAAGACCTGGCCCGGGAAGTCGCCCAGCGCATCGCCGATATCGAGACCGAGATCGACAAGCGCGGTCCGATGATCGAGGACATGAAGACGGCCGAGGCTCGCCTGCGGTCGGCCATCGCCGCGACGGACCAGAAGATCGAGACGCTGCGTCGCGAGATCGACATCGTGAAGGTCAACGAGTCGGTGCAGCGCGCCCAGGCCTCGGTCGCCCTGAACTCCGCCGGCGCCCAATCGCGGATCGGCTCGGCCGCCGACAGCCTCCAGCGCATCAAGCAGCGTCAGGCCGTTCAGGAGGAGAAGCTGCGCGCCGGCCAGGAGCTGGAGGACAAGCGCACCGGCGCCGACCTCGACGCCAAGCTGCGCGACGCCGGCATCCTGCCCGGCCAGGCCTCGGCCGACGACGTGCTGGCGCGTCTGAGCCGGCGCGAGGAGGTGACGGTCGTCACCCCGCGGATCGGCCAGTCCGTCTCGTCCAAGGACAAGGACCCCGCCTGA